CCTCCATCGCCGGTGTGGTGCGCAAGCTCGAGGAGCACGGCGCCATGGATCACACCATCGTGGTGGCGGCGGCGGCGGCCGAATCGGCGGCCCTGCAGTTCATCGCCCCCTATGCCGGCTGCACCATGGGCGAGTATTTCCGCGACATCGGCCAGGACGCCCTCATCATCTACGACGACCTGACCAAGCAGGCCTGGGCCTACCGCCAGGTATCCCTGCTGCTGCGGCGCCCGCCGGGGCGCGAGGCCTACCCCGGTGACGTCTTCTACCTCCACTCGCGTCTGCTGGAGCGGGCGGCCCGGGTCAACGCGGATTACGTGGAGAAGGAGACCGGCGGCAAGGTCAAGGGCCAGACGGGGTCTCTCACCGCCCTGCCGATCATCGAGACCCAGGCGGGCGATGTATCCGCCTTCGTGCCCACCAACGTCATCTCCATCACGGATGGCCAGATCTTCCTGGAGAGCGACCTGTTCAATGCCAACATCCGGCCCGCCATCAACGCCGGTCTGTCGGTGTCCCGCGTGGGCGGTGCCGCCCAGACCAAGGCCATCAAGAAGCTCGGCGGCGGTGTGCGTCTGGCCCTGGCCCAGTACCGCGAGCTGGCGGCCTTCTCCCAGTTCGCCTCGGACCTGGACGAGGCCACCCGCAAGCAGCTGGAGCGTGGCCAGCGGGTCACGGAACTCATGAAGCAGAACCAGTATGCGCCCATGAGCGTGGGCAGCATGGCGGTGAGCCTGTTTGCCGTGGAAGGAGGCTATCTGGACGACGTGGAGATCAGCAAGATCGGCGATTTCGAGGCCGCCCTGCAGCGGCATATGCAGAGCGAGCACAAGGACCTGATGGCGCAGATGGACGAATCGGGTGACTGGAACGATGACATCGAAGCCGCCCTCGTCAAGGCCCTGGATGACTTCAAGGCCCATCACGCCTGGTAGCATCGGCCTCGGGAGGAGGTCTCCCGCCTGTGCAGATGGGCGGGAGCCGGTTCAGGGAGGCAGGCCCATGACGGGCCATCGGGCACCGCAACGACCAAGAGGTTTTTAGAGACCAATGGCTGGCGCAAAAGAGATCCGCACCAAGATTAAGAGTATCCAGAGTACTCAGAAGATCACCCGTGCCATGGAGATGGTGGCCGCGAGCAAGATGCGCAAGGCCCAGGACCGCATGAAGTCGGCGCGGCCCTATGCGGACAAGATCCGCAATGTCATCGCCCACGTGGCCCATGCCAGCAGCGAGTATCGCCACCCCTTTCTCGAGGAGCGCGAGGTGAAACGGGTGGGCTATATCGTGGTGTCCACGGATCGCGGCCTGTGCGGCGGGCTCAACGTCAACCTGTTCCGCACCACCCTGGCGGACATGAAGCGGTGGCGCGAGCAGGATATCGACATGGATTTCTGCACCATCGGCTCCAAGGCCATCGGCTTCTTCAAGCGCGTGGGCGGGAATATCGTCGGGGAGACCAGTCAGCTCGGGGATCGTCCGCGCCTGGAAGACCTCATCGGCACGGCGAAGGTGATGATGGACGCCTACGAGGAGGGTACGGTCGATCGGGTCTACCTGGTGTTCAACGAGTTCGTCAACTCCATGACCCAGAGGCCGCAGATCGAACAGATTCTGCCGCTGCCGCCGTCGGAAGACGAGGAACTCAGGCATCACTGGGATTACCTCTACGAGCCCGATGCCCAGGACGTGATGGAAAACCTCCTCATGCGTTACATCGAATCCCTGCTCTACCAGTCCGTGGTGGAGAACATCGCCTGCGAACAGGCGGCCCGCATGGTGGCCATGAAGGCGGCCTCGGACAACGCCGGTGACCTCATCGACGACCTGCAGATGGTCTACAACAAGGCCCGGCAGGCGGCCATCACCCAGGAGATCTCCGAGATCGTGAGCGGGGCCGCCGCCGTCTAGGCCGGCCCGGGACCCTACTGCAATGCCTTTTGGTGCGCGCCGAGCGCATCCACAGAAAAAACCTGAGGATAACGCGAAATGAGTTCGGGAAAGATAGTTGAAATCATCGGCGCCGTCGTGGACGTGGAGTTCCCGCGCGATGCCGTGCCCAAGATCTACGACGCCCTGATGGTGGGAGGCGATATGCTCACCCTCGAGGTGCAGCAGCAACTCGGCGACGGCGTGGTGCGCACCATCGCCATGGGTTCCACCGATGGTCTGAGACGGGGCATCGACGTCAACAACCTGGGACGGCCCATCTCCGTGCCGGTGGGCCAGAAGACCCTGGGACGGGTGATGAACGTGCTCGGGGAGCCCATCGACGACCTGGGGGACGTGGGGGCCGAAGAACTCTGGCCCATCCACCGCCAGCCGCCGGAGTTCGCCGACCAGGCCACCACGGTGGAGATCCTGGAGACCGGCATCAAGGTCATCGACCTCATCATGCCCATCGCCAAGGGCGGCAAGATCGGGCTGTTCGGCGGCGCCGGCGTCGGCAAGACCGTCACCCTGATGGAACTCATCCGCAACATCGCCGTGGCCCACAGCGGTTTCTCGGTGTTCGCCGGCGTGGGGGAGCGTACCCGTGAGGGCAACGACTTCTACCACGAGATGAAGGACGCCGATGTGCTGGACAAGGTGGCCCTGGTCTACGGCCAGATGAACGAGCCCCCGGGCAACCGCCTGCGGGTGGCCCTGACCGGCCTCACCATGGCGGAGTTCTTCCGTGAGGAAGGCCGCGACGTGCTGCTGTTCGTGGACAACATCTACCGCTACACCCTGGCGGGCACCGAGGTGTCGGCGCTGCTCGGACGCATGCCCTCCGCCGTGGGTTACCAGCCCACCCTGGCCGAGGAGATGGGGGTGCTGCAGGAACGCATCACCTCCACCAAGACCGGCTCCATCACCTCGTTTCAGGCGGTCTACGTGCCCGCGGACGACCTCACCGACCCGTCGCCCGCCACCACCTTCGCTCACCTGGACGCCACCCTGGTGCTGTCCCGGCAGATCGCCGAACTCGGCATCTACCCGGCCGTGGATCCCCTGGATTCCACCAGCCGCCAGCTCGACCCCCTCATCGTCGGCCACGAGCACTATGACGTGGCCCGCAAGGTTCAGGGGACGCTGCAGCGCTACAAGGAACTCAAGGACATCATCGCCATTCTCGGCATGGACGAACTGTCCGACGAGGACAAGGTGATGGTGTCCCGGGCCCGCAAGATCCAGCGCTTCCTGTCCCAGCCCTTCTTCGTGGCGGAGGTGTTCACCGGCTCCCCGGGCAAGTACGTGTCCCTCAAGGATTCCGTGGCCAGCTTCAAGGCCATCGTGGAGGGCGAGTACGACAACCTGCCCGAGCAGGCCTTCTACATGGTGGGCTCCATCGACGAGGCGGTGGAGAAGGCCAAGAGCATGCAGGGTTGAGCCCCGTGCCCGAGGTCTTCCCCCAACCCCCCAACGGAGCATTGAGTCGAATATGGCCATGACCCTACACGTCGACATCGTCAGCGCCGAGTCCGCCATCTTTTCCGGCACCGCCGAGATGGTGTTCGCCCCCGCCGTGATGGGTGAGGTGGGCATCGCGCCCCGCCACTCGCCGCTGCTGAGCCCCCTCAAGCCGGGGGAGGTGAGGGTGCGGCTGCCGGGCGGTGAGGAGGAAGTATTTTACGTCTCCGGCGGCATCCTGGAGGTTCAGCCCCACGTGGTGACGGTGCTGTCGGATACCAGCCTGCGGGCCCACGACCTGGACGAGGCCAAGGCCCTGGAGGCCAAGGAGAGCGCCGAGGCGGCGCTGGCGGACCGCAGCGCCGACATCGACTACGCCAAGGCCCAGGCCGAACTGGCGGAGGCCATGGCCCAGTTGCAGATGATCCAGCGCCTGCGCAAGAAGGCCAATCGTTGAAGGCGGGTAGCGCGCCGCGGTTGCACTGATTCACCCGGAGTCCGGCCATGCCCAGCCTCAGCGTCATCATCCTCGCGGCAGGTCAGGGCAAGCGCATGCACTCCGCCCTGCCCAAGGTCCTCCATCCCATCGCCGGCAAGCCCCTCCTGGGCCATGTCATCGACCGCGCCGCAGAGCTGGCCGCGGACCACATCGCCGTGGTCTACGGCCACGGTGGTGACCAGGTGCTTGAAGGCATGGCGGCGGCGCCCGTGCGCTGGGTGCTGCAGGCCCAGCAACTGGGTACGGGCCATGCCGTCGCCCAGGCCATGCCGGAGGTGGACGACGAGGCCACGGTGCTGGTGCTCTACGGCGACGTGCCCCTGACCCGCACCGCTACCCTGCGGCGCCTGGTGGACCTAGTCGGTCCCCGCAGTCTCGGCCTGGTGACCGTCCGCCTGGATGATCCCACGGGCTACGGCCGGGTGGTGCGGAATGCGGACGGTGCCGTCACGCACATCGTCGAGCAGAAGGATGCGGACTCCGAGGAACTGGCGGTAAGGGAGATCAACACGGGGATCCTGGCGGCGCCCGCGGGGGCCCTGCGGGGCTGGTTGGCCCGCCTCGATAACGCCAACGCCCAGGGCGAGTATTACCTGACGGACGTCATCTCCATGGCGGTGGCGGACGGCCTGGTGGTCCATACCGTCCATCCCGCCCACAGCCACGAGGTGGAGGGGGTCAACAACCGCGCCCAGCTCGCGGCCCTGGAACGCACCTACCAGCGGGCCCGGGCCGAAGAGCTGCTCCACCAGGGAGTGACCCTGATGGACCCGGCGCGCTTCGACCTGCGGGGCACTCTGGAGGCGGGCCGGGACGTGACCATCGACGTCAACGTGATCTGCGAGGGCCGGGTGGTGCTGGGGGACGGCGTGGTGGTGGGGGCCAACGTGGTCCTGAGGAACGTGGAGATCGGTCCCCACACCGAGGTCTTACCCTTCTCCATGGTGGATACGGCAACCGTGGGGGCGGACGCCCGCATCGGCCCTTACGCCCGCATTCGCCCCGAGAGCCACTTGGCGGATCACGTGCATGTGGGCAACTTCGTGGAGATAAAGAAATCGGCGGTGGGCGAGGGCTCCAAGATCAATCACCTCAGCTATGTGGGGGACAGCGAGGTCGGCCGCGGGGTTAATATCGGCGCCGGCACCATCACCTGCAACTACGACGGCGCCAACAAGCATCGTACCGTCATCGGCGACGACGTGTTCGTGGGATCCGACACCCAGCTGGTGGCACCGGTCACGGTGGGGGCGGGGGCGACCATCGGCGCCGGGACCACGGTGACCCGCGATGTCCCCCCCGGCGAACTGGCTCTCAGCCGGGTCGCCCAGACCATCCGCACGGGCTGGCAGCGGCCGCGAAAGAAGTAGCCACCCCGGCCGCTATCTGAAGCCAGACCCCGGCGTTTCCGGCCGGGCCGTCCGGTCCCGCGATGGCCCGGGCGAACGGCATATCATGGGTCCGGCACAGTCACTAGGGGGTACTGATTCATGTGTGGAATAGTCGGCGCAATCGCCAATCGGGACGTGGTCTCCACGCTGATGGATGGCCTCCAGCGCCTGGAATACCGCGGTTATGACTCCGCGGGTCTCGCCGTGCAGGGGCCCAACGGCCTGCAGCGCATGCGTTCCGTGGGCAAGGTGGCGGCCCTGCGTGGCCTGCTGGACCAGGGCGGTTTCAGCGGTGACCTCGGCATCGCCCACACCCGCTGGGCCACCCACGGCATGCCTGCCGAACGCAATGCCCACCCCCATATGAGCGGCGAGCGGGTGGCCGTGGTTCATAACGGCATCATCGAGAACCACTGGGCCCTGCGTACCATGCTTTCCGCCGAGGGCTATCGCTTCAGCTCCGATACCGATACCGAGGTCATCGCCCACCTGCTGGCCCGCGAGCTGGCGGGCAATA
The Gammaproteobacteria bacterium DNA segment above includes these coding regions:
- the atpA gene encoding F0F1 ATP synthase subunit alpha; translated protein: MQLSATEISDLIKKKIENFDLGTEARTEGTVVSLTDGIARIHGLADVMQGEMIEFPGDTFGLALNLERDSVGAVIMGEYGHITEGDTVKCTGRILEVPIGEGLLGRVVDALGRPIDGKGEVASDQFAPIEKVAPGVISRKSVSQPLQTGLKAIDAMVPVGRGQRELIIGDRQTGKTAIAVDAIINQKDTGVKCIYVAIGQKNSSIAGVVRKLEEHGAMDHTIVVAAAAAESAALQFIAPYAGCTMGEYFRDIGQDALIIYDDLTKQAWAYRQVSLLLRRPPGREAYPGDVFYLHSRLLERAARVNADYVEKETGGKVKGQTGSLTALPIIETQAGDVSAFVPTNVISITDGQIFLESDLFNANIRPAINAGLSVSRVGGAAQTKAIKKLGGGVRLALAQYRELAAFSQFASDLDEATRKQLERGQRVTELMKQNQYAPMSVGSMAVSLFAVEGGYLDDVEISKIGDFEAALQRHMQSEHKDLMAQMDESGDWNDDIEAALVKALDDFKAHHAW
- the atpG gene encoding F0F1 ATP synthase subunit gamma, giving the protein MAGAKEIRTKIKSIQSTQKITRAMEMVAASKMRKAQDRMKSARPYADKIRNVIAHVAHASSEYRHPFLEEREVKRVGYIVVSTDRGLCGGLNVNLFRTTLADMKRWREQDIDMDFCTIGSKAIGFFKRVGGNIVGETSQLGDRPRLEDLIGTAKVMMDAYEEGTVDRVYLVFNEFVNSMTQRPQIEQILPLPPSEDEELRHHWDYLYEPDAQDVMENLLMRYIESLLYQSVVENIACEQAARMVAMKAASDNAGDLIDDLQMVYNKARQAAITQEISEIVSGAAAV
- the atpD gene encoding F0F1 ATP synthase subunit beta, producing the protein MSSGKIVEIIGAVVDVEFPRDAVPKIYDALMVGGDMLTLEVQQQLGDGVVRTIAMGSTDGLRRGIDVNNLGRPISVPVGQKTLGRVMNVLGEPIDDLGDVGAEELWPIHRQPPEFADQATTVEILETGIKVIDLIMPIAKGGKIGLFGGAGVGKTVTLMELIRNIAVAHSGFSVFAGVGERTREGNDFYHEMKDADVLDKVALVYGQMNEPPGNRLRVALTGLTMAEFFREEGRDVLLFVDNIYRYTLAGTEVSALLGRMPSAVGYQPTLAEEMGVLQERITSTKTGSITSFQAVYVPADDLTDPSPATTFAHLDATLVLSRQIAELGIYPAVDPLDSTSRQLDPLIVGHEHYDVARKVQGTLQRYKELKDIIAILGMDELSDEDKVMVSRARKIQRFLSQPFFVAEVFTGSPGKYVSLKDSVASFKAIVEGEYDNLPEQAFYMVGSIDEAVEKAKSMQG
- a CDS encoding F0F1 ATP synthase subunit epsilon, with amino-acid sequence MAMTLHVDIVSAESAIFSGTAEMVFAPAVMGEVGIAPRHSPLLSPLKPGEVRVRLPGGEEEVFYVSGGILEVQPHVVTVLSDTSLRAHDLDEAKALEAKESAEAALADRSADIDYAKAQAELAEAMAQLQMIQRLRKKANR
- the glmU gene encoding bifunctional UDP-N-acetylglucosamine diphosphorylase/glucosamine-1-phosphate N-acetyltransferase GlmU gives rise to the protein MPSLSVIILAAGQGKRMHSALPKVLHPIAGKPLLGHVIDRAAELAADHIAVVYGHGGDQVLEGMAAAPVRWVLQAQQLGTGHAVAQAMPEVDDEATVLVLYGDVPLTRTATLRRLVDLVGPRSLGLVTVRLDDPTGYGRVVRNADGAVTHIVEQKDADSEELAVREINTGILAAPAGALRGWLARLDNANAQGEYYLTDVISMAVADGLVVHTVHPAHSHEVEGVNNRAQLAALERTYQRARAEELLHQGVTLMDPARFDLRGTLEAGRDVTIDVNVICEGRVVLGDGVVVGANVVLRNVEIGPHTEVLPFSMVDTATVGADARIGPYARIRPESHLADHVHVGNFVEIKKSAVGEGSKINHLSYVGDSEVGRGVNIGAGTITCNYDGANKHRTVIGDDVFVGSDTQLVAPVTVGAGATIGAGTTVTRDVPPGELALSRVAQTIRTGWQRPRKK